The following proteins are co-located in the Dietzia timorensis genome:
- a CDS encoding tautomerase family protein, which translates to MPFIEIKQFAGDSVEKKQEILAAVTNAYSEVTGKDPAKVHAILTEVPPAQWAVGGRTF; encoded by the coding sequence GTGCCGTTCATCGAGATCAAACAATTCGCGGGCGATAGCGTGGAGAAGAAGCAGGAGATCCTCGCCGCCGTCACCAACGCCTACAGCGAGGTGACGGGTAAGGACCCGGCCAAGGTCCACGCAATCCTCACCGAGGTTCCTCCCGCACAATGGGCGGTCGGCGGCCGGACCTTCTAG
- a CDS encoding Trp biosynthesis-associated membrane protein, with the protein MKRSPLALSLLLIALGALALWGSTRLAWIDAVVAADQFGVQERTLTGAKWSPESTAVALGLVATGAVLMFTRGLTARIVAAVALVLAILGGLSGVMALAGTPDGSRVHSVLTNSDAVARTSGVSDDDGTVPEWAEVTDVTTQAAGPALAAGGALLALLGAASAVIRPRPAAPRADKYRTPGQLREDAEEAEAGGELAAQNDSGESAEELSEQDSDRLLWDSLDAGDDPTASTDGTR; encoded by the coding sequence ATGAAACGCTCGCCCTTGGCACTGTCCCTACTCCTCATCGCGCTGGGCGCGCTGGCTCTGTGGGGGTCGACGCGGCTCGCATGGATCGATGCCGTGGTGGCCGCCGACCAGTTCGGAGTGCAGGAGCGGACGCTCACCGGCGCAAAATGGTCCCCGGAGAGCACGGCCGTGGCTCTCGGACTCGTGGCGACGGGAGCGGTGTTGATGTTCACACGCGGTCTCACCGCGCGCATCGTCGCCGCCGTCGCGCTCGTACTCGCTATCCTCGGCGGGCTGTCCGGGGTGATGGCGCTCGCGGGGACACCGGACGGATCCCGAGTGCATTCGGTACTCACCAACAGCGACGCGGTGGCGCGCACGAGCGGCGTGTCCGACGACGACGGGACGGTCCCGGAATGGGCCGAGGTCACCGACGTCACCACGCAGGCGGCCGGTCCCGCCCTCGCCGCCGGTGGGGCGCTGCTGGCCCTGTTAGGTGCGGCGTCCGCCGTCATTCGGCCTCGCCCGGCCGCGCCGCGCGCGGACAAGTACCGCACACCGGGCCAGCTCCGCGAGGACGCCGAAGAGGCCGAGGCCGGTGGGGAACTGGCCGCCCAGAACGACAGCGGCGAGTCTGCGGAGGAGTTGTCCGAGCAGGACTCCGACCGGCTCTTGTGGGACAGTCTCGACGCCGGCGATGACCCCACCGCGAGCACCGACGGCACGCGGTGA
- a CDS encoding anthranilate synthase component I: protein MRTSHTHSTRSTMSLPHGEHVTGRGTFRELATKHRVVPVVRSLLADAETPLSVYDKLAGDRPGTFLLESAENGRSWSRWSFVGCGCRAALTVDAEGRANWLGQVPEGAPTHNDPLQALAETLELLSTEPIEGLPPLSSGLVGYMSYEVVRRIERLGNHTVDDLKLPEMMQMLASEVAALDHHTGRIYLIANAVNWNGTDEHVDEAYDDAVQRVNALARKLAEPTPSSVSEFDFVEPNIRRQQSKQQYMDTVSHVVEEIKAGEAFQVVPSQRFEIDTRASARDIYRVLRNINPSPYMYLMNFPDGEGEDGFGSTAFSVVGSSPEALVKVQAGRAEMHPIAGSRPRGADEAEDVRLESELAADEKENAEHLMLVDLARNDLGRVSTPGSVSVPTLLHIERYSHIMHIVSTVTSELAEGKTALDAVLSTFPAGTLSGSPKPRAMEIIEEREISRRGVYGGTVGYFDFAGNSDLAIAIRTALLKDGTAYVQAGAGVVADSDPETEETETQNKAKAVLRAVAAADTMRHVGDARIEDR, encoded by the coding sequence GTGAGGACCTCACACACGCACTCGACAAGGAGCACAATGTCGCTTCCACACGGAGAGCACGTCACAGGGCGCGGAACGTTCCGCGAACTGGCGACGAAGCACAGGGTCGTGCCGGTCGTGCGCTCGCTTCTCGCCGACGCGGAAACCCCGCTGTCGGTGTACGACAAGCTGGCCGGCGACCGCCCGGGCACGTTCTTGCTCGAATCCGCAGAAAATGGGCGGAGCTGGTCGAGGTGGTCCTTCGTGGGGTGCGGGTGTCGCGCCGCGCTCACCGTCGACGCCGAAGGGCGTGCGAACTGGCTGGGGCAGGTGCCCGAGGGTGCACCGACACACAATGACCCGCTGCAGGCGCTAGCCGAGACGCTCGAATTGCTCTCGACCGAACCGATCGAGGGGCTCCCGCCGCTGAGCAGCGGACTTGTCGGCTACATGTCCTACGAGGTGGTTCGGCGCATAGAGCGGCTCGGGAATCACACGGTGGACGATCTGAAACTGCCGGAAATGATGCAGATGCTCGCCTCCGAGGTCGCGGCGCTCGACCACCACACCGGACGCATCTATCTCATCGCCAACGCCGTGAACTGGAACGGCACCGACGAGCACGTCGACGAGGCCTACGACGATGCAGTGCAGCGCGTCAACGCGCTCGCCCGGAAGCTCGCCGAGCCCACGCCGTCTTCGGTTTCGGAGTTCGACTTCGTTGAGCCGAACATCCGGCGCCAACAGAGCAAGCAGCAGTACATGGACACCGTCTCGCACGTGGTCGAGGAGATCAAAGCGGGCGAGGCGTTCCAGGTTGTGCCGAGCCAGCGTTTCGAGATCGACACGCGTGCGAGTGCCCGCGACATCTACCGGGTGCTACGCAACATCAACCCGAGCCCGTACATGTACCTGATGAACTTCCCGGACGGAGAGGGGGAGGACGGCTTCGGGTCGACCGCGTTCTCCGTGGTCGGATCGAGCCCCGAGGCACTGGTCAAGGTGCAGGCGGGGCGCGCGGAGATGCATCCGATCGCCGGGTCGCGCCCCCGAGGGGCCGACGAGGCCGAGGACGTACGGCTCGAATCCGAACTCGCCGCCGACGAAAAGGAGAACGCCGAGCATCTCATGCTCGTCGACCTCGCCCGCAACGATCTCGGCCGCGTGAGTACACCCGGTTCGGTCTCGGTTCCGACGCTGCTGCACATCGAGCGCTACAGCCACATCATGCACATAGTCTCGACCGTGACGAGCGAGCTCGCCGAAGGGAAGACCGCGCTCGACGCCGTGCTCTCGACGTTCCCCGCGGGCACATTGTCCGGATCGCCGAAACCGCGGGCGATGGAGATCATCGAAGAACGCGAGATCAGCAGGCGAGGGGTGTACGGCGGGACCGTCGGCTACTTCGACTTCGCCGGAAACAGCGACCTTGCCATCGCGATCCGCACCGCGCTTCTCAAGGACGGCACCGCTTATGTCCAGGCAGGAGCCGGGGTCGTCGCGGACTCAGACCCCGAAACCGAGGAGACCGAGACACAGAACAAGGCCAAGGCCGTGCTGCGCGCGGTAGCGGCCGCCGACACGATGCGCCACGTCGGGGACGCGCGGATCGAGGACCGGTAG
- the hisD gene encoding histidinol dehydrogenase yields the protein MLNYLDLRGTTLSTAELRRTLPRGEVDVASAAASVQPVVDAVARDGASAALDAGERFDKVRPTSVRVPSGVIDEALSGLDPKIAEALAEAIERNRRGHAAQHPQGKVTEVAPGGTVTERWVPVERVGLYVPGGRAVYPSSVLMNVVPAQEAGVSSLVVSSPPQPEFGGWPHPTILAACALLGVDEVWAVGGAQAVALMAYGSPEDVDGGAALEPVDMITGPGNVFVTAAKRLVRSEVGIDSEAGPTEIAVLADDSANPVQVAYDLISQAEHDPMAASVLVTDSPELADAVDREIAARYSRTLNTERVAEALEGKQSGIVLVDDLDAGLRVVDAYAAEHLEVHTRNARDVAARVRNAGAIFVGAFSPVPLGDYAAGSNHVLPTSGSARHSSGLSVYTFLRNVYMIDYDEAALKDVSETVIALADAEALPAHGEAIRARFEDLDAEEG from the coding sequence GTGCTCAATTATCTTGACCTGCGCGGCACGACGCTGAGCACCGCGGAACTTCGGCGCACGCTGCCGCGCGGAGAGGTCGACGTCGCCTCGGCGGCCGCGTCGGTGCAACCCGTTGTCGACGCCGTCGCCCGCGACGGCGCGAGCGCTGCGCTGGACGCAGGTGAGCGCTTCGACAAGGTGCGGCCGACCAGCGTGCGCGTACCATCCGGCGTCATAGATGAGGCTCTGTCCGGCCTCGACCCGAAGATTGCCGAAGCGCTGGCAGAGGCGATAGAACGCAATCGTCGCGGCCACGCCGCGCAGCACCCGCAGGGCAAGGTCACCGAGGTCGCCCCGGGTGGCACCGTGACCGAGCGGTGGGTGCCCGTGGAGCGCGTCGGTCTCTACGTTCCCGGCGGGCGCGCGGTGTACCCGTCGTCGGTGCTCATGAACGTGGTGCCCGCCCAGGAGGCGGGCGTGTCCTCGCTGGTCGTCTCGAGCCCGCCGCAGCCCGAGTTCGGTGGCTGGCCACACCCGACGATCCTCGCCGCGTGCGCCCTGCTCGGCGTGGACGAGGTGTGGGCCGTCGGCGGTGCCCAGGCCGTGGCGCTCATGGCCTACGGCTCGCCCGAGGACGTCGACGGGGGAGCAGCGCTCGAACCGGTGGACATGATCACCGGCCCGGGCAACGTGTTCGTTACCGCAGCCAAGCGGCTCGTGCGTTCGGAAGTCGGCATAGATTCGGAGGCCGGGCCCACCGAGATCGCGGTCCTCGCCGACGATTCTGCGAACCCGGTCCAGGTGGCCTACGACCTGATCAGCCAGGCCGAACACGATCCGATGGCGGCGTCCGTGCTCGTCACCGATTCGCCCGAGCTCGCCGACGCCGTCGACCGCGAGATAGCTGCCCGGTACTCGCGCACTCTCAACACCGAGCGCGTCGCCGAGGCACTCGAGGGCAAGCAGTCGGGCATCGTGCTCGTCGACGACCTCGACGCGGGCCTACGCGTCGTCGATGCCTACGCGGCCGAGCACCTCGAAGTGCACACCCGCAACGCGCGTGACGTCGCAGCCCGGGTTCGCAACGCGGGCGCGATCTTCGTCGGCGCGTTCTCCCCGGTGCCCCTCGGTGACTACGCCGCGGGCTCCAACCACGTGCTGCCGACCTCGGGGAGTGCCCGGCACTCCTCGGGGCTCTCGGTGTATACGTTCCTGCGCAACGTGTACATGATCGACTACGACGAGGCCGCGCTCAAGGACGTCTCCGAAACCGTGATCGCGCTTGCCGACGCCGAGGCGCTGCCCGCGCACGGCGAGGCGATCCGTGCGCGCTTCGAGGACCTCGATGCGGAGGAGGGCTAG
- the hisH gene encoding imidazole glycerol phosphate synthase subunit HisH yields MKKNVAILDYGSGNLRSAQRALERVGTEVTVTSDPKIATSADGLVVPGVGAFAACMKGLTAVKGQRIIGSRLAGSRPTLGICVGMQVMFDRGVEFADGEHADGAEVASTPGAGEWPGTVERLEADVLPHMGWNTVEIPEDSEMFAGLDADARFYFVHSYGVRTWELEASDHLRPPKIAWTTHGTPFVSAVENGPAWATQFHPEKSGDAGAHLLENWVATLG; encoded by the coding sequence ATGAAGAAAAACGTGGCGATCCTCGACTACGGTTCGGGCAACCTGCGATCGGCGCAACGCGCGCTCGAGCGAGTGGGCACCGAGGTCACAGTCACCTCCGACCCCAAGATCGCGACGTCCGCCGACGGTCTCGTCGTTCCCGGCGTGGGCGCCTTTGCCGCGTGCATGAAGGGGCTGACAGCAGTCAAGGGGCAGCGCATCATCGGCTCGCGCCTGGCCGGCTCGCGCCCCACGCTGGGAATCTGTGTGGGGATGCAGGTCATGTTCGACCGCGGCGTCGAGTTCGCCGATGGGGAGCACGCCGATGGTGCCGAGGTGGCATCGACCCCGGGGGCGGGCGAGTGGCCGGGCACCGTCGAGCGCCTCGAGGCCGACGTCCTTCCCCACATGGGATGGAACACCGTCGAAATCCCCGAGGACTCGGAGATGTTCGCGGGCCTGGACGCCGACGCCCGCTTCTACTTCGTCCACTCGTACGGCGTCCGAACCTGGGAGCTGGAGGCGAGTGACCACCTGCGCCCGCCGAAGATTGCATGGACCACCCACGGCACGCCATTTGTTTCGGCCGTGGAGAACGGGCCCGCCTGGGCCACGCAGTTCCACCCTGAGAAATCAGGCGACGCCGGCGCACACCTGCTCGAGAATTGGGTGGCAACCCTTGGCTGA
- a CDS encoding inositol monophosphatase family protein, which translates to MSDYQMPTDLPVDPEEALAVAAAALDASWDPFINGVGAQAARFKESRNDFATEVDLSLERSITDALQRGTGIEVHGEEYGGPAVDTGTVWVLDPVDGTANYSLGIPDVAILAALIHEGQPVIGLTWLPLLGMRFTSLAGGPLHVNGRALEPMVDSSIRDVAVGVGSMNTGNRGIYTPQFRREVVEHLGIRAARTRKFGSTGVDLSYVASSRLSAAVTFGHYAWDNAAGACHVRSAGGIVTDVAGTEWDINSTSLLAASPRAHGEVLALVRELGEPADITESGQGRAKPLPETERTPSEGEDKE; encoded by the coding sequence ATGAGTGACTACCAGATGCCGACGGACCTACCCGTCGACCCCGAAGAGGCGTTGGCCGTTGCCGCCGCCGCTCTCGACGCGTCCTGGGATCCCTTCATCAACGGAGTCGGCGCGCAGGCCGCGCGGTTCAAGGAATCGCGCAACGATTTCGCCACAGAGGTCGATCTGTCCCTGGAGCGTTCTATCACCGACGCCTTGCAACGGGGTACGGGGATCGAGGTGCACGGGGAGGAGTACGGCGGACCGGCCGTCGACACCGGCACCGTATGGGTTCTCGACCCGGTCGACGGCACCGCGAACTACTCGCTCGGCATCCCTGACGTCGCGATCCTCGCCGCGCTCATCCACGAGGGTCAGCCCGTCATCGGGCTGACCTGGCTGCCACTGCTCGGAATGCGGTTCACCTCGCTCGCCGGAGGGCCTCTCCACGTCAACGGCCGGGCGCTGGAGCCGATGGTCGATTCCTCGATCCGCGATGTCGCCGTCGGTGTCGGCTCGATGAACACCGGCAATCGTGGAATCTATACCCCGCAATTCCGGAGGGAAGTCGTCGAGCACCTCGGCATTCGCGCAGCCAGGACGCGCAAATTCGGCTCGACCGGCGTGGACCTTTCCTATGTGGCCTCGTCGAGGCTGTCTGCGGCAGTCACATTCGGGCACTACGCGTGGGACAACGCCGCCGGGGCCTGCCATGTGCGCTCCGCCGGCGGGATCGTCACCGACGTCGCCGGCACCGAATGGGACATCAATTCCACGTCGCTGCTGGCTGCGAGCCCGCGCGCACACGGCGAGGTGCTCGCCCTCGTCCGCGAGCTCGGCGAACCCGCGGACATCACCGAGTCCGGCCAAGGACGAGCGAAGCCGCTCCCTGAAACGGAGCGCACACCTTCTGAAGGGGAGGACAAAGAATGA
- the hisB gene encoding imidazoleglycerol-phosphate dehydratase HisB has translation MASPEQQSGRRARIERATSESSITVEIDLDGTGATDIDTGVPFFDHMLTSFGKHGCFDLTVKATGDIDIEAHHTVEDTAIVLGQAVRKALGDKAGIRRFAEAKIPMDETLAEAVVDVSGRPYFVFRGEPENMITYSVIGAGSAPYGTVLNQHVFESFASNAHIALHVIVHYGRDPHHITEAEYKAVARALRAACEPDPRVSGIPSTKGTL, from the coding sequence ATGGCAAGCCCCGAGCAGCAGTCCGGTCGCCGGGCGCGTATCGAGCGCGCCACCTCGGAATCGTCGATCACCGTCGAGATCGACCTCGACGGCACCGGCGCGACGGACATCGACACCGGCGTGCCGTTCTTCGACCACATGCTCACCTCCTTCGGTAAGCACGGCTGCTTCGACCTGACCGTCAAGGCCACCGGCGACATCGACATCGAGGCCCATCACACTGTCGAGGACACCGCCATCGTGCTCGGCCAGGCCGTGCGGAAGGCGCTCGGCGACAAGGCTGGGATCCGTCGTTTCGCCGAGGCGAAGATCCCGATGGACGAGACGCTTGCCGAGGCCGTCGTCGACGTTTCCGGCCGCCCGTACTTCGTTTTTCGCGGCGAACCGGAAAATATGATTACCTATTCGGTGATCGGCGCAGGCAGCGCACCCTATGGAACGGTGCTCAACCAGCACGTTTTCGAAAGCTTCGCGAGCAATGCGCACATCGCCCTGCACGTGATCGTGCACTACGGGCGCGACCCGCACCACATCACCGAAGCCGAGTACAAGGCCGTCGCACGCGCGCTACGCGCGGCATGCGAGCCCGATCCGAGAGTAAGCGGAATCCCCTCGACGAAGGGAACGCTCTAA
- a CDS encoding histidinol-phosphate transaminase, with the protein MARLEDLPLRDNLRGKNPYGAPQEGAPARLNVNENPYPPSDALVEAIAEAAAKAASDLNRYPDRDAAALRQSLAAYFSKQTGVQVGADMVWAANGSNEVLQQLLQAFGGPGRKAMGFVPSYSMHPILCSGTDTEFIGVQRAADLSIDTEVARAEIARHRPDVIFVTTPNNPTGHVVQAEQLREILDEAPGIVIIDEAYAEFSSQPSAAELLAEYPTKLVVSRTMSKAFAFAGGRLGYFVADPAFVDAALLVRLPYHLSVISQAAAGAALRFADETLSAVKHIAAERERIAASLTEYGYAVFPSESNFLLFGPFTDPTRAFERYMADGVMVRDIGIDGHLRMSVGLDHENDRFLELSKRYAGEELKR; encoded by the coding sequence ATGGCTCGGCTCGAAGACCTCCCGCTGCGGGACAACCTGCGCGGCAAGAACCCGTACGGCGCGCCCCAGGAGGGTGCTCCCGCGCGGCTCAACGTCAACGAGAACCCGTACCCGCCTTCGGACGCGCTGGTCGAGGCGATCGCGGAGGCCGCGGCGAAGGCGGCCTCGGACCTCAACCGCTATCCGGACCGCGACGCCGCAGCGCTTCGCCAATCGCTCGCCGCGTACTTCTCCAAGCAGACCGGTGTGCAGGTCGGTGCCGACATGGTGTGGGCGGCCAACGGGTCGAACGAGGTGCTGCAGCAGCTTCTTCAGGCGTTCGGTGGGCCGGGGCGAAAGGCAATGGGGTTCGTCCCCAGCTATTCGATGCACCCGATCCTGTGCAGCGGGACCGATACCGAGTTCATTGGGGTCCAGCGCGCGGCGGACCTGAGCATCGACACCGAGGTCGCGCGCGCCGAGATAGCCCGCCACAGGCCCGACGTCATCTTCGTGACCACACCGAACAACCCGACCGGACATGTCGTACAGGCCGAGCAGCTGCGAGAGATTCTCGACGAGGCTCCGGGCATCGTCATCATCGACGAGGCCTACGCCGAGTTCTCCTCGCAGCCCTCGGCCGCCGAGCTGCTCGCCGAATACCCGACGAAACTGGTCGTCTCGCGCACCATGAGCAAGGCGTTCGCCTTCGCCGGTGGGCGTCTCGGTTATTTCGTCGCCGATCCGGCGTTCGTCGATGCCGCGCTGCTGGTGCGCCTTCCGTACCACCTGTCGGTGATTTCCCAGGCCGCCGCCGGCGCCGCGCTTCGGTTCGCCGACGAGACGCTGTCTGCGGTCAAACACATCGCCGCCGAACGCGAACGCATCGCCGCCTCCCTTACCGAATACGGCTACGCGGTGTTCCCGAGCGAATCCAACTTCCTCTTGTTCGGCCCGTTCACCGACCCGACCCGCGCGTTCGAGCGCTACATGGCCGACGGGGTGATGGTCCGCGACATCGGAATCGACGGGCACTTGCGAATGAGCGTGGGCCTGGACCACGAGAACGACAGGTTCTTGGAGCTCAGCAAGCGCTACGCTGGCGAGGAACTGAAACGATAG
- the priA gene encoding bifunctional 1-(5-phosphoribosyl)-5-((5-phosphoribosylamino)methylideneamino)imidazole-4-carboxamide isomerase/phosphoribosylanthranilate isomerase PriA: protein MTLELLPAVDVADGQAVRLVQGEAGSETTYGNPLDAAMQWQSDGAEWVHLVDLDAAFGRGSNRELLADVVGKLDVKVEMSGGIRDDDSLEAALATGCARVNLGTAALENPQWCASAIARHGDKIAVGLDVRVIDGEPRLRGRGWVSDGGNLWEVLERLDSDGCARYVVTDVSKDGMLNGPNLDMLAQVCAATDAPIVASGGVSSVADLEAIASLVPKGVEGAIVGKALYAGRFTLPEALSAVSGK, encoded by the coding sequence GTGACTTTAGAGCTATTGCCCGCCGTTGATGTCGCCGATGGACAGGCCGTGCGCCTCGTCCAAGGCGAAGCCGGAAGCGAAACCACGTACGGAAATCCCCTCGACGCCGCCATGCAATGGCAAAGTGACGGCGCCGAATGGGTTCATCTCGTCGACCTCGACGCGGCGTTCGGTCGCGGATCCAACCGTGAGCTTCTCGCGGACGTCGTCGGAAAGCTCGACGTCAAGGTCGAGATGTCCGGCGGCATTCGCGATGACGACTCCCTCGAGGCGGCCCTCGCGACAGGTTGTGCCCGGGTCAACCTCGGTACCGCGGCACTGGAGAACCCGCAGTGGTGCGCCTCGGCCATCGCCCGGCACGGCGACAAGATCGCCGTGGGGCTCGACGTGCGGGTCATCGACGGGGAGCCGCGGCTGCGCGGACGCGGATGGGTCAGCGACGGCGGCAACCTCTGGGAGGTTCTCGAGCGGCTCGACTCCGACGGATGCGCCCGCTACGTCGTTACCGACGTGTCCAAGGACGGCATGTTGAATGGACCGAATCTCGACATGCTCGCGCAGGTATGCGCGGCTACGGACGCGCCGATCGTCGCCTCCGGAGGAGTATCGTCGGTGGCCGATCTCGAAGCGATCGCCTCGCTCGTACCCAAGGGCGTCGAGGGAGCCATCGTCGGTAAGGCGCTGTACGCGGGCCGGTTCACCTTGCCGGAGGCGCTGTCCGCCGTCAGCGGGAAGTAG
- the hisI gene encoding phosphoribosyl-AMP cyclohydrolase — protein sequence MNESDNAYLSSDRDAPKLSPELSGRLKRSADGLVAAIAQDADTGRVLMMAWMDDTALARTIATRKGTYFSRSRGEYWVKGETSGHTQHVRSVELDCDADTILLRVDQTGAACHNGTFSCFDTETLLSDEER from the coding sequence ATGAACGAATCCGACAACGCCTACCTGAGCTCGGACCGAGACGCGCCAAAGCTCTCGCCCGAGCTGTCCGGGCGTCTCAAGCGCTCGGCGGACGGTCTCGTCGCGGCAATCGCACAGGACGCCGATACCGGACGCGTGCTGATGATGGCGTGGATGGACGACACCGCGCTCGCCCGCACGATCGCCACCCGCAAGGGCACCTATTTCTCGCGCTCGCGCGGCGAATACTGGGTCAAGGGCGAAACCTCCGGGCACACCCAACACGTACGCTCGGTCGAGCTCGACTGCGATGCCGACACCATCTTGCTGCGGGTCGACCAGACCGGCGCGGCCTGCCACAACGGCACCTTCAGCTGCTTCGACACAGAGACTTTGCTATCCGACGAGGAGCGTTAA
- a CDS encoding MFS transporter has translation MATQDVSDPAPQPAAEEKILSTPGMIPAFVLVLLAFGGWALLLPVIPLHVVRSGGGDVLAGAATGVFMGVTVLTQVFTPKFMRRFGYRLVLGAGAVLLSGPAAVYLLGANAPVILGVSGVRGAGFGLLTVAGSALVAELAPASKLGRATSLIGLAVGIAEAGFLPTGLYTYEHFGVEVPALTATALAVVGIGAAMRVPGIFPAPLGSDRAAEVRGLALAGRLAPAMIIMISVAMAFGVISTFLPPTLDDVAGSGAGVAGLALALVGAMVVAGRTAAGARADRVGPGDYIPVGMAAAALGVAGIGALALAHAPTWTFLIAAVIFGFGFGAIQNESLMGAFQRLPKSQLGTASAGWNIAFDSGTGLGAIVLGLFAFAGYPTMFFIAAGICIVNGTAVTIYWRRVAANARRTDG, from the coding sequence TTGGCAACACAGGACGTTTCCGACCCGGCGCCGCAGCCCGCGGCCGAGGAGAAGATCCTCTCCACGCCGGGAATGATCCCGGCGTTCGTTCTCGTCCTCCTCGCCTTCGGTGGCTGGGCGCTGCTCCTTCCCGTGATCCCGCTTCATGTCGTGCGGAGCGGCGGCGGCGATGTCCTCGCCGGTGCGGCGACCGGCGTGTTCATGGGTGTCACCGTGCTCACGCAGGTGTTCACACCGAAATTCATGCGCCGCTTCGGCTACCGACTCGTCCTCGGCGCCGGTGCCGTGCTGCTCTCCGGGCCCGCCGCGGTCTACCTCCTCGGCGCGAACGCCCCGGTGATTCTCGGCGTCTCCGGCGTCCGCGGCGCCGGGTTCGGGTTGCTCACCGTCGCCGGTTCGGCGCTGGTCGCCGAGCTGGCCCCTGCCTCCAAGCTCGGCCGCGCGACGTCTCTCATCGGTCTGGCGGTGGGCATCGCCGAGGCGGGCTTCCTGCCCACCGGCCTCTACACCTACGAACATTTCGGCGTCGAAGTCCCGGCGCTCACCGCGACGGCGCTCGCCGTTGTCGGAATCGGCGCGGCCATGCGCGTGCCGGGGATCTTCCCGGCACCACTCGGTTCCGATCGCGCCGCCGAGGTGCGCGGTCTCGCGCTCGCCGGCCGGTTGGCCCCGGCGATGATCATCATGATCTCGGTGGCCATGGCCTTCGGTGTCATTTCCACTTTCCTCCCACCAACGCTGGATGACGTCGCAGGAAGCGGCGCCGGGGTCGCCGGACTCGCCCTCGCGCTCGTCGGCGCGATGGTGGTCGCCGGTCGTACGGCGGCCGGGGCCAGGGCCGATAGGGTCGGCCCTGGCGACTACATCCCCGTCGGCATGGCGGCCGCGGCGCTCGGCGTCGCCGGTATCGGCGCCCTCGCGCTGGCACACGCGCCGACCTGGACTTTTCTCATCGCCGCCGTCATCTTCGGTTTCGGTTTCGGCGCCATCCAGAACGAATCGCTCATGGGGGCGTTCCAGCGGCTGCCGAAGTCGCAGCTCGGCACGGCGTCAGCGGGATGGAACATCGCGTTCGACTCGGGCACCGGCCTAGGAGCGATCGTGCTCGGGCTCTTCGCGTTCGCCGGCTACCCGACGATGTTCTTCATCGCCGCGGGGATCTGCATCGTCAACGGCACGGCGGTGACGATCTACTGGCGCAGAGTCGCCGCGAACGCGCGGCGCACGGACGGTTAG
- the hisF gene encoding imidazole glycerol phosphate synthase subunit HisF: MSVASRVIPCLDVDAGRVVKGVNFHNLRDAGDPVELAASYDAQGADELTFLDVTASSSGRATMIDVVRRTADQIFIPLTVGGGVRSEDDVNELLRAGADKVSVNTAAIARPELLRELSRRFGAQCIVLSVDARSVPDDGEQTESGWEVTTHGGRRGTGIDAVEWAKRGEELGVGEILLNSMDADGTKAGFDIAMLRAVRTAVTIPVIASGGAGKVADFPEAIAAGADAVLAASVFHFGELTISDVKSGMKEQGCIVR; encoded by the coding sequence ATGAGCGTTGCCTCGCGGGTCATCCCGTGCCTCGATGTCGATGCCGGCCGCGTCGTCAAGGGCGTCAATTTCCATAACCTCCGCGATGCGGGCGACCCCGTCGAACTCGCCGCGAGCTACGACGCGCAGGGCGCCGACGAGCTCACCTTCCTCGACGTGACCGCCTCCTCGTCCGGCCGTGCGACGATGATCGACGTGGTTCGACGCACCGCCGACCAGATCTTCATCCCACTGACCGTGGGCGGCGGGGTCCGCAGCGAGGACGATGTCAACGAACTGCTTCGCGCGGGCGCCGACAAGGTGAGCGTCAACACCGCCGCGATCGCGCGCCCCGAACTACTGCGCGAACTCTCGCGCCGCTTCGGCGCACAGTGCATCGTGCTCTCCGTCGACGCGCGCTCGGTACCCGATGACGGCGAACAGACCGAGTCCGGCTGGGAGGTGACCACTCACGGCGGGCGCCGCGGCACGGGCATCGATGCGGTCGAATGGGCCAAGCGAGGCGAAGAGCTCGGCGTGGGGGAGATTCTGCTCAACTCGATGGACGCCGACGGCACAAAGGCAGGCTTCGACATCGCCATGCTCCGCGCTGTTCGTACAGCGGTGACGATCCCGGTGATCGCCTCCGGCGGCGCCGGCAAGGTCGCGGACTTCCCGGAGGCGATTGCCGCGGGCGCCGATGCAGTGCTCGCCGCATCCGTGTTCCACTTTGGCGAACTCACGATCTCCGACGTCAAAAGCGGTATGAAAGAACAGGGGTGCATCGTCCGATGA